One bacterium genomic window carries:
- the typA gene encoding translational GTPase TypA, which translates to MAIKTRDNIRNVAIIAHVDHGKTTLVDAMLHQAGVFRDNQHVAERVMDKLDLEREKGITILSKNTTIRWQDNIINILDTPGHADFGGQVQRVLRMVDGCLLLVDASEGPLPQTRYVLLNALELGLSPIVVINKIDRPDARIGEVLDEVLELFLDLDASEEQCHFPVVYTNAKLGTATLDLATPGDNLMPLFKLIFDKVPAPQYDDEAPLQLQVTTLDYSDYVGRIGIGRIANGTIKQAEQVTLIKNDGTRSQAKVTQLYTYEGLARVDAKSAWAGEIVAVAGLENMDIGDTVTSLTDPRPLPPLKIDEPTLEMVFGVNTSPFQGREGTYVTTRQIRDRLFKEIQGNPALRVEDSETLEGYRVYGRGELQMAILIETMRREGYELAVGKPRVLFKTVEGKKVEPYEMVLMDCPEEFVGVVTSTLGMRRGRMTHMTDHATGWVRLSFEIPMRGLIGIRPIMLTMTRGTAIMNTQFLDYRPVEGEVRQRANGVLIADREGRVTEYALNSLQDRGEVFVAPGTHVYEGMICGENSRDNDLVVNIVREKKLTNMRASGTDESYKIAPPRPMSLEEAIAFINEDELVEVTPQSIRLRKYYLKEEERKQAAKRAGMHGIV; encoded by the coding sequence ATGGCGATTAAGACCCGCGACAATATTCGCAACGTGGCCATCATTGCCCACGTTGACCATGGTAAGACGACGTTGGTGGACGCGATGCTGCATCAGGCCGGGGTGTTCCGCGACAATCAGCACGTGGCTGAACGCGTGATGGACAAGCTCGATCTCGAACGGGAGAAGGGGATCACGATTCTGTCGAAGAACACTACGATTCGCTGGCAGGATAATATCATCAATATTCTCGATACGCCGGGGCACGCGGACTTCGGCGGTCAGGTGCAGCGCGTGTTGCGCATGGTGGACGGCTGCTTGCTGCTGGTGGATGCCAGCGAAGGGCCGCTGCCGCAAACGCGGTATGTGCTGTTGAACGCGCTCGAATTGGGCCTGTCGCCCATCGTGGTCATCAACAAGATTGACCGTCCGGATGCGCGGATTGGGGAGGTGCTTGACGAAGTGCTGGAGCTGTTCCTTGATTTGGACGCGAGCGAAGAGCAGTGCCATTTCCCGGTGGTTTATACGAACGCAAAGCTGGGCACAGCGACGCTCGACCTTGCTACGCCGGGCGATAATCTGATGCCGCTATTCAAGCTGATTTTCGACAAGGTTCCGGCACCGCAATATGACGACGAGGCACCGCTTCAGTTGCAGGTCACGACGCTTGACTATAGCGATTACGTGGGCCGCATCGGGATTGGCCGCATCGCTAACGGCACGATCAAGCAGGCGGAGCAGGTGACGCTGATAAAGAACGACGGCACACGGTCACAGGCGAAGGTCACACAGCTTTATACCTATGAAGGTTTGGCGCGAGTGGACGCGAAGTCAGCGTGGGCGGGTGAGATCGTAGCTGTTGCGGGGTTGGAGAACATGGATATCGGCGACACGGTGACATCGTTGACGGATCCTCGTCCGCTGCCGCCGCTGAAGATTGACGAACCGACTCTGGAGATGGTCTTCGGCGTCAATACATCTCCGTTCCAGGGTCGTGAAGGGACATACGTCACGACGCGGCAGATTCGCGACCGTCTGTTCAAAGAGATACAGGGCAATCCGGCACTGCGAGTTGAAGACTCGGAGACGTTGGAAGGCTATCGTGTATATGGCCGCGGTGAATTGCAGATGGCGATCTTGATCGAGACGATGCGGCGAGAGGGATATGAATTGGCAGTCGGCAAGCCGCGTGTTCTGTTCAAAACGGTTGAAGGTAAGAAGGTCGAGCCATACGAAATGGTCCTGATGGATTGCCCCGAGGAATTTGTCGGGGTGGTCACGAGCACCTTGGGCATGCGCCGTGGGCGAATGACGCACATGACGGATCACGCGACGGGCTGGGTCCGGCTTTCGTTTGAGATACCCATGCGCGGGTTGATCGGCATTCGCCCGATTATGTTGACGATGACGCGCGGGACAGCGATCATGAATACGCAGTTCCTGGATTATCGTCCGGTGGAAGGCGAAGTGCGGCAGCGCGCCAACGGCGTGTTGATCGCGGATCGTGAGGGTCGTGTGACTGAATACGCGTTGAATAGTTTGCAGGATCGCGGGGAGGTGTTCGTTGCGCCGGGCACTCATGTTTATGAGGGGATGATCTGCGGCGAGAATTCGCGCGACAACGATCTGGTGGTAAACATTGTGCGCGAGAAGAAACTGACCAACATGCGGGCATCGGGAACGGATGAGAGCTATAAGATCGCTCCGCCGCGGCCGATGTCGCTGGAAGAAGCGATTGCCTTTATCAACGAAGACGAACTTGTGGAAGTGACCCCTCAGAGTATTCGGTTGCGCAAGTACTACCTGAAAGAGGAAGAGCGCAAGCAGGCGGCCAAGCGGGCGGGCATGCACGGGATTGTGTAG
- a CDS encoding NAD(P)H-dependent oxidoreductase: protein MRIALLPGSLRAGSYNRKLARVAADVLAGRGVETDYVDLKEHPMPPYDGDIEAASGLPDACWKFKARIAAAHAVVIASPEYSGGIPGTLKNVLDWSTRGGSNPWDGKVVLLMGTSGGPWGTNRMLPALRQVMAIMGAVVIPQSVTIPNAGKVWDESGALLDETLPGRVEKVLGNLLNVTQKMTGERL from the coding sequence ATGCGAATTGCACTGCTACCCGGCTCCCTGCGAGCCGGTTCTTATAACCGCAAGTTGGCGCGCGTGGCGGCTGATGTTTTGGCCGGGCGGGGCGTCGAGACGGACTATGTTGATTTGAAAGAGCACCCCATGCCGCCTTACGACGGCGACATCGAAGCGGCGAGCGGGCTGCCGGACGCATGCTGGAAATTCAAGGCGCGTATTGCGGCGGCCCATGCCGTGGTGATCGCAAGTCCGGAATATAGCGGCGGCATTCCGGGAACGCTCAAGAACGTGCTCGATTGGAGCACCCGCGGCGGGTCGAATCCGTGGGACGGCAAGGTCGTGCTGTTAATGGGTACGTCAGGTGGTCCATGGGGGACGAATCGCATGCTGCCCGCGCTGCGGCAGGTGATGGCGATCATGGGAGCGGTTGTTATTCCGCAGTCGGTGACCATACCGAACGCGGGTAAAGTGTGGGATGAAAGCGGTGCGCTGTTGGATGAGACTCTGCCCGGCCGGGTGGAGAAGGTGCTGGGGAATTTGTTGAATGTTACGCAGAAAATGACCGGAGAGCGACTTTAG